agagaaagcccATACAAGAGAGCCTGAGGATCGCTACCCTTGGCTGGCAAATATCAAAGACATCGATGGAAATCCCCCTGGACATCCCGACTATGATCCTCGCACCATCTACATTCCCCCATTGGCCTGGTCCAAATTTTCACCATTCGAGAAACAATATTGGGAGATCAAGCAAAAGTTCTGGGATACGGTggtcttcttcaagaagggcaaATTCTACGAGCTTTATGAAAATGACGCCACAATTGGCCATCAGCTGTTTGATCTCAAACTCACCGATCGTGTCAATATGCGGATGGTCGGTGTCCCCGAGATGAGTCTGTCCCACTGGGCCAATCAATTTGTTGCCAAGGGATTCAAGATCGCTCGCGTGGATCAATCCGAGTCTGCGCTTGGAAAGGAAATGCGCGAACGAGACGCGAAAAAGGGTGGCAAGGAagacaagatcatcaagcgTGAGCTAGCTTGTGTCCTCACCGGAGGAACCCTCGTTGAGGGATCCATGCTCCAGGACGACATGTCTACGTACTGCGTTGCCGTCAAGGAGGCAATCGTGGATGATCGCCCTGCCTTTGGTCTGGCCTTTGTGGATACCGCAACGGGCCAGTTCTTCATTTCTGAGTTTATCGACGACCTGGATATGACCAAGTTCGAAACGTTCGTGGCACAGACAAGACCCCAGGAAATGCTTCTGGAGAGGGGCTGTGTGTCATCAAAAGTGATGCGTATTCTCAAGAACAACACGGGGCCTACAACCATTTGGAATTACCTGAAACCAGGCAAGGAATTCTGGGAGGCGGACATTACTCTGAAGGAGCTTGATGCCTGTGAGTACTTTGTCTCGCAGGACGATGACAACATCACAGCCTGGCCCGAAGCACTGCGTGATGCCCGAGACAAAGAGCTCCTCATGTCTGCCTTTGGTGCTCTCACGCAGTATCTCCGAGTTCTCAAGATTGAGCGAGATCTGATTACCATTGGCAATTTTTCCTGGTACGACCCCATCAAGAAGGCTTCCAGTCTCGTCTTGGATGGACAGACTTTGATCAACATGGAAATCTTTGCCAATTCGTTCGACGGTGGTCAAGAGGGCACTCTGTTCCAGCTTTTGAATCGTTGCATCACTCCATTTGGGAAGCGTACGTTTAAGCAATGGGTATGCCATCCTTTAATGGACGCAAAGCGGATCAATGCAAGGCTTGATGCTGTTGATGCCTTCAATGCGGATCCCAGTACTCGGGATCAATTTTCTTCGCAATTGACCAAAATGCCGGATCTTGAACGCCTCATTTCGCGTGTCCATGCCGGCGTCTGCAAGGCTCAAGACTTTGTTCGCGTCCTCGAGGGATTTGAGCAAATCGAGTACACCATGGGTTTGCTCAGGGAAAGCGGTTCCGGAGACGGTATCATCGGTCAGCTTATTGAGGGAATGCCAGACCTCACATCATTACTGTCGTATTGGAAAACCGCGTTTGATCGACCGAAGGCGAAAGAGAATGGGATTTTGGTTCCCGAAGCTGGCGTCGAGGACGACTTTGACAGATCACAGGAGACCATTGAACAGCTTCACAAAGATCTCGACAATCTCTTGAAGAAGGCCCGTCGCGACTTGGGCTCCACTGCCATCTGCTATCGTGACAACGGAAAGGAGATCTATCAACTCGAAGTTCCAATCAAGGTCAAGAACATCCCGAAGAACTGGGATCAAATGTCCGCAACCAAGCAGGTGAAACGATACTACTTCCCCGAACTTCGCAGCCTGATTCGAAAATTGCAAGAGGCCCAAGAAACCCACAGTCAAATCGTGAAGGAGGTCGCTGGTCGATTCCATGCTCGATTCGATGAGCACTACGGCACATGGCTTGCGGCTGTACGTATCGTTGCACAGCTAGATTGTCTGATCAGTTTGGCCAAGGCTTCTGCCTCACTCGGGCAACCGAGCTGCCGTCCTATCTTTGTGGAAGAAAAGCGCAGCGTCCTCGAATTTGACGAGCTCCGACACCCTTGTCTTCTTTCGTCCGTGGAGGACTTTATCCCGAACGATGTGCAACTCGGTGGCAAGCATGCGAACATCGATCTGCTTACAGGTGCCAACGCCGCTGGAAAATCGACTCTTCTGCGAATGGTATGTGCTCATCCCCATGATTCTGAAATTTCTGCCATTGCTAATACCAGAAAACAGACCTGTGTAGCTGTCATCATGGCTCAAATCGGATGTTACTTGCCGTGCAAGTCTGCTAGGTTGACTCCGGTTGATCGCATCATGTCCCGCTTGGGTGCGAATGACAATATTTTTGCTGCGCAGTCGACCTTCTTTGTTGAATTGGCCGAGACCAAAAAGATCCTCTCCGAAGCCACGCCACGATCGCTGGTCATCCTGGACGAGCTTGGTCGCGGTACCAGTTCCTACGATGGCGTTGCGGTCGCGCAAGCTGTATTGCACCATGTTGCGACACACATCGGTGCCATGGGATTCTTCGCAACGCACTACCACTCACTCGCGGCCGAGTTTGAGCATCACCCTGAAATCGCTCCCAAGCGGATGGCAATCCACGTCGACGATGTTGAGCGCCGGGTCACCTTCCTTTACAAACTTGAGAGCGGCGTGGCAGAGGGCAGTTTCGGTATGCACTGCGCGGCCATGTGTGGAATCTCTAACAAGGTCATCGAACGCGCCGAGGTTGCGGCCAAGCAATGGGAACATACCAGTCGTCTCAAGGAAAGCTTGGAACGTCGCAAAGGCGGCGGTTTGGTTGGACTGGGCTGGTGGAGTGATGTTGCCTGGGCCTTGCGCGAGTCAACCGCCAatgacgagggcgaggaggagggcgtCACCGAGTTGGGATTGGAGGTACTGCAAAAGGCTATTGAGGCTTTGTAGGATTTTGATGTGCCTGGTGAAATGTTGTCTCGGTTATTCAAACTTTCGACTTTTGCTAGGTATCTGTTCTCGGCTTATTTCATTTGAGCTTCAAGACTttcgtctctttttttatttgttaGACTAGCAAAGTTTGAATTAGTGATAACATTTCCCGCTCTGTTTGTAAATACACTTGTCGTTCAACCCTTCCATCCATTTTTGGGTCATTTCTCCATCTACATGAATACATGTTGCTCTATGGGTTCATGCCAGGCCTGTTCACTACCTAGTCTTTTCAAGAGCTCTGAAGTCCCCTGGAATGCATTGTATTCAAGTAGGTACTGGGCCCAAGGGCTCAATTCGACCCGCTGGGCTATCTGGACTGGATAGTCCATTCAGTGGTAACATCCACCTTCCTATGAAGTGGAGCGGAGCCCTAACAGGGCCAGGGCGTGATTTTTGATTGTTTCAAGCAAACGAATTGATTTTTCTTGGTAGTTTCCAGCAAACGCTCCATCTTCCTCTAATAAGTCATATCTGATCGACTGGAAGCTCAAGTCTTCCATGTCCCTCTCGCTGAACATTCCAACCGTTTCTCCAGCTGGAAGGTGCTCCAGTAACTCGACACAGCACAACTTGATCCTAGCGATCTCATAGAAAGAGACAACCCCAAGCTCACCTCTTGCCAAAAATGGCCCCATCCAAGTCTTCCACCGAGGGTTTGCTAGGCTTGACCGCACACGAGACCCGCCTGTTGGTACTCGCACACCTTTGCTTGGATAAGGAATCTAGAAAAGTACGAGAATCACTGTGTCTACGTTCTCGCTATTTGGAGTATtcattctctcctccttttcccttcaatgtggggggggggggggggggggaaggttCAATGTTTAAGAAACTCAGAATCCTAGAGTAGACAGGCTGATTCTCTTCAGATCGACTTCGACAAGATGGCATCTCGAATCAATAGCGCCAGTGCATCCGCTCGCTCCATGTACAATAGAGCGATTCAGAAGCTGGTCAAACACAATTCAGAGTCGGACGGCAGTATGGAGAATGATTCAACGCCCTCTATGACAACCACTGCAAGTCCTCCGCCTTCAACTCCGGGCCCCGTGCGGAATCGTGGCCGCGGTCGCGGTCGAGGTACTGggcgtggtggtggtcgtgggCGTCGCAAGGCTCAACCTTCTGAAAGAGCGGCGACGGCTGAAgcggaggaggtggaaggtCAGCTTGAAATAAAAGAGTCTGGACTGGAGATCAAGGAGCCTGAGCTGGAAATGAAAGATGCATATGAACAGCTTACTGTGGCGGAAGATAAGAGTCTCGAGACTTGAATCTTGCGAGGAGCGGCGCATTTTTCCTTCTGCCATCGATCTCCTGATGGCTTTTCTATTGTCGACTGTGATTTCAGG
The nucleotide sequence above comes from Penicillium oxalicum strain HP7-1 chromosome II, whole genome shotgun sequence. Encoded proteins:
- a CDS encoding DNA mismatch repair protein msh6; amino-acid sequence: MAKDSGISPSATPPPAALKRTTSSTQNMKNQKSILGFFQKSSPATPSSNKPREPESSPAQRAGEQRRGSAIKPTPKRSFSSFAGDLTPVPSSDLPVPDEEEVVGNGTKVWSKALLPSRNLALTPASSLFQPTPDESQENAMTPSRRAKKKQISYKESDSEGEDDDEVIFRPSRKASTNGRAAKRRKTVEDSDDEFEGADAIGYSDDGRRTGLVAYGLFADQATEMEDFIVADESDEESAPKKRKRPAAAPSRKSVNRAPSSPPPPPAEDDLDLDLPEGSAGTALQWKFDPENVEPRKERAVQHQSNSATGTKKEKAHTREPEDRYPWLANIKDIDGNPPGHPDYDPRTIYIPPLAWSKFSPFEKQYWEIKQKFWDTVVFFKKGKFYELYENDATIGHQLFDLKLTDRVNMRMVGVPEMSLSHWANQFVAKGFKIARVDQSESALGKEMRERDAKKGGKEDKIIKRELACVLTGGTLVEGSMLQDDMSTYCVAVKEAIVDDRPAFGLAFVDTATGQFFISEFIDDLDMTKFETFVAQTRPQEMLLERGCVSSKVMRILKNNTGPTTIWNYLKPGKEFWEADITLKELDACEYFVSQDDDNITAWPEALRDARDKELLMSAFGALTQYLRVLKIERDLITIGNFSWYDPIKKASSLVLDGQTLINMEIFANSFDGGQEGTLFQLLNRCITPFGKRTFKQWVCHPLMDAKRINARLDAVDAFNADPSTRDQFSSQLTKMPDLERLISRVHAGVCKAQDFVRVLEGFEQIEYTMGLLRESGSGDGIIGQLIEGMPDLTSLLSYWKTAFDRPKAKENGILVPEAGVEDDFDRSQETIEQLHKDLDNLLKKARRDLGSTAICYRDNGKEIYQLEVPIKVKNIPKNWDQMSATKQVKRYYFPELRSLIRKLQEAQETHSQIVKEVAGRFHARFDEHYGTWLAAVRIVAQLDCLISLAKASASLGQPSCRPIFVEEKRSVLEFDELRHPCLLSSVEDFIPNDVQLGGKHANIDLLTGANAAGKSTLLRMTCVAVIMAQIGCYLPCKSARLTPVDRIMSRLGANDNIFAAQSTFFVELAETKKILSEATPRSLVILDELGRGTSSYDGVAVAQAVLHHVATHIGAMGFFATHYHSLAAEFEHHPEIAPKRMAIHVDDVERRVTFLYKLESGVAEGSFGMHCAAMCGISNKVIERAEVAAKQWEHTSRLKESLERRKGGGLVGLGWWSDVAWALRESTANDEGEEEGVTELGLEVLQKAIEAL